One window of Epinephelus fuscoguttatus linkage group LG9, E.fuscoguttatus.final_Chr_v1 genomic DNA carries:
- the hspa4b gene encoding heat shock 70 kDa protein 4b: MSVVGFDVGFLNCYVAVARAGGIETVANEYSDRSTPACVSFGPRNRSIGAAAKSQVVTNCKNTVQGFKRFHGRAFSDPYVQRLKNSLVYDIAQMPTGTTGIKVTYMEEEKVFSIEQVTAMLLTKLKETAEHALKKPVADCVVSVPCYYTDAERRSVVDAAQIAGLNCLRLMNETTAVALAYGIYKQDLPAPEEKARNVVFVDLGHSGYQTSVCAFNKGKLKVLSTACDPELGGKDFDEVLVRHFCEEFSKKYKLDVKSKPRALVRLYQECEKLKKLMSANSSDLPLNIECFMNDIDVTGKLNRGQFEEMCADIFARVEAPLQSLLDHTKLKKEDVYAVEIVGGASRIPAVKERISKFFGKELSTTLNADEAVARGCALQCAILSPAFKVREFSITDVVPYPISLKWHSAAEEGLSDCEVFPKNHAAPFSKVLTFYRREPFSLEAYYNNSNELPYPDPTIGQFMIQKVVPQASGESSKVKVKVRVNIHGIFSVSSASLVEVQKCDEAEEPMETEQANDKEGENKMQTDQDEQQNQGDGQKETEEKTPRENEEMETSTEEGKGEKKSDQPPQAKKPKVKTKVLELPIENSPQWQLADDMLNLFVENEGKMIMQDKLEKERNDAKNYVEEYVYDMRDKLHGMLEKFVSESDRDALSLKLEDTENWLYEDGEDQPKQVYIDKLAELKKLGQPIQERYTEAEERPKAFEEMGKQIQQYMKFVEAFKMKEEQYDHLDEADVNKVDKLTSEAMMWMNSAMNQQSKQSLTVDPSVKVKDIQVKTRELFSACNPIVTKPKPKVELPKEDTPAEQNGPVNGQEKPQEETADKGTTDNTGNPTSETTENKPEMDLD; the protein is encoded by the exons ACACAGTCCAAGGGTTCAAGAGATTTCATGGCAGGGCGTTTTCGGATCCATATGTGCAACGCCTCAAAAACAGTTTGGTCTATGATATTGCACAAATGCCCACAGGAACAACTGGCATCAAG GTGACGTACATGGAGGAAGAGAAGGTGTTCAGCATCGAACAGGTCACTGCAATGCTGCTGACCAAGCTGAAGGAGACTGCGGAGCACGCACTCAAGAAGCCTGTGGCAGACTGTGTTGTGTCT GTTCCCTGTTACTACACTGATGCTGAGAGGAGATCAGTAGTAGATGCTGCTCAGATTGCTGGTCTCAACTGTCTGAGGCTCATGAATGAGACAACTGCAG TTGCATTGGCGTATGGGATCTATAAACAGGATCTCCCTGCTCCTGAGGAGAAGGCCAGGAATGTGGTGTTTGTGGACCTGGGCCATTCTGGATACCAGACATCCGTGTGTGCCTTTAATAAGGGCAAACTCAAG GTTCTTTCTACAGCTTGTGACCCAGAGTTGGGAGGAAAGGACTTTGATGAGGTACTGGTGAGGCACTTCTGTGAGGAATTTTCCAAGAAGTACAAACTTGATGTCAAGTCAAAGCCGAGGGCTCTGGTCAGGCTCTACCAGGAGTGTGAAAAACTGAAGAAACTGATGAGCGCCAACTCCTCTGACCTGCCACTTAACATCGAGTGCTTCATGAATGACATTGATGTCACTGGAAAACTGAACAG GGGTCAGTTTGAAGAGATGTGTGCTGATATTTTTGCCCGAGTTGAGGCTCCGCTGCAGAGTCTGCTGGATCACACCA AACTGAAAAAGGAAgatgtctatgcagtagagATCGTTGGAGGAGCCTCCAGAATCCCAGCCGTCAAAGAGAGAATCAGCAAATTCTTCGGGAAGGAACTGAGCACCACACTGAATGCTGACGAAGCTGTGGCCAGAGGATGTGCCCTGCAG TGTGCAATACTGTCACCTGCCTTCAAAGTGCGTGAATTCTCCATCACAGATGTTGTTCCCTATCCCATCTCCTTGAAGTGGCATTCTGCTGCAGAGGAAGgtctgag TGATTGCGAGGTATTTCCTAAGAACCACGCAGCACCTTTCTCCAAAGTGCTGACTTTCTACCGGAGAGAGCCTTTTTCTTTGGAGGCCTACTACAATAACTCTAATGAGCTACCCTACCCCGATCCCACCATCG GTCAGTTCATGATCCAGAAGGTTGTCCCACAGGCGTCTGGAGAGAGCTCCAAGGTGAAAGTCAAAGTGCGGGTGAACATCCACGGTATCTTCAGTGTGTCCAGCGCCTCCCTGGTTGAAGTGCAGAAGTGTGATGAGGCAGAGGAACCAATGGAGACGGAACAGGCCAATGACAAAGAGGGAGAG AACAAGATGCAGACTGATCAGGATGAGCAGCAGAATCAGGGAGACGGTCAGAAAGAAACAGAAGAGAAGACGCCCCGTGAGAATGAGGAGATGGAG ACGAGCACGGAGGAGGGCAAAGGCGAGAAGAAGTCTGACCAGCCCCCACAAGCCAAAAAGCCCAAAGTCAAAACAAAAGTGCTGGAGCTTCCAATTGAAAACAGTCCACAGTGGCAGCTAGCGGATGACATGCTCAATCTTTTTGTAGAAAATGAG GGTAAGATGATCATGCAGGACAagctggagaaggagaggaatgACGCGAAGAATTATGTGGAGGAGTACGTGTACGACATGAGGGACAAACTACATGGGATGCTGGAGAAGtttgtcagtgaatct gACAGAGATGCCCTTTCATTAAAACTGGAGGATACTGAAAACTGGCTGTATGAAGATGGTGAGGACCAACCCAAACAGGTGTACATTGACAAACTGGCAGAGTTAAAG AAACTTGGTCAGCCCATTCAGGAGAGGTAtacagaggcagaggagaggcCTAAAGCATTTGAGGAGATGGGAAAACAAATCCAGCAGTACATGAAATTCGTGGAAGCGTTCAAAATGAAG GAGGAGCAGTACGACCATTTAGATGAGGCAGATGTTAACAAAGTGGACAAACTGACCAGTGAGGCAATGATGTGGATGAACAGCGCCATGAACCAGCAAAGCAAACAGAGCTTGACGGTGGATCCCTCTGTCAAAGTAAAAGACATTCAAGTAAAAACAAGG GAGTTGTTCTCAGCTTGTAACCCTATTGTGACCAAGCCCAAGCCCAAGGTGGAGCTTCCCAAGGAGGACACACCTGCAGAGCAGAACGGGCCTGTCAATGGACAAGAGAAACCCCAGGAAGAAACTGCAGACAAAGGAACGACCGACAACACAGGCAATCCCACCTCAGAAACCACAGAAAACAAGCCTGAAATGGACCTTGATTAA